A DNA window from Augochlora pura isolate Apur16 chromosome 9, APUR_v2.2.1, whole genome shotgun sequence contains the following coding sequences:
- the Chat gene encoding choline acetyltransferase isoform X3 encodes MYLSVTLPLPINSNPGLAARPKRFSNQKDAAVFLARFLTELLNYQELLDENGLEPDKVKSKDGKGMEPLCMAQHYQIFRTYRRPGINGDEQVILDRATSGNNIIIAHHNQFYSVPVRAPDRGRITESELVQQILNIMETKADPRTPPFGILTTAPRTAWAKAREELLKHERNRHNLELLECSLCVVCIDDDVLPATFNNPLKSEDRWIGDRDYANVLHHALHGGGSRHLGANRWFDKTFHAILGKDGMWGLTYEHSAGEAPAVFKAFEELTEKVDAMPPPDDNTVPSHLAAPEKLEWHLSEQTRNHIRDALVTFDSLVEDLDLCILWFDDYSKEFVKTCKISPDVYIQLALQLTYFKLHGKLVATYESAGIRRFALGRVDCIRAASPEALAWAKAMCQEDPETQAANEQNNAPDKGTKRERLKELFDLAVQRQTKEMNDNINGQGIDNHLMGLYYAAKEAGEPVPRIFSDEAFGIVNHFALSTSQVTTKNDAIIGYGPVVTDGYGCAYNMRSNGFIFSVSAFHSDDRTNAKKFAQTLEQNLRDIATMLKNALHQ; translated from the exons ATGTACCTGTCCGTCACACTGCCTTTACCAATTAACAGCAATCCTGGCCTGGCAGCGAGACCAAAACGATTCTCCAATCAGAAAGATGCTGCTGTGTTCCTCGCGAGATTTCTAACGGAGCTCCTCAATTATCAAGAACTATTGGACGA AAACGGCTTAGAACCCGATAAAGTGAAGTCGAAAGATGGGAAGGGGATGGAACCTCTATGTATGGCTCAACACTATCAAATATTCCGCACTTATCGACGACCGGGGATCAACGGTGACGAACAAGTTATACTCGACAGGGCTACGTCCGGTAATAACATAATCATCGCACATCACAATCAG TTTTACAGTGTGCCGGTCAGAGCTCCCGATCGAGGACGTATCACAGAGTCGGAATTGGTCCAGCAAATTCTGAACATCATGGAAACCAAAGCTGACCCCAGAACACCGCCCTTTGGTATACTTACGACTGCACCGAGAACGGCTTGGGCAAAAGCCAGAGAGGAATTACTAAAGC ACGAACGAAATCGACACAATCTGGAATTATTGGAATGTAGCCTGTGCGTGGTTTGCATCGACGACGATGTTCTGCCAGCCACGTTCAACAACCCGTTAAAGAGCGAAGATCGGTGGATCGGTGATAGAGATTATGCGAACGTGCTCCATCATGCTCTCCACGGTGGCGGCTCTAGACATCTGGGCGCAAATCGCTGGTTTGATAAAACTTTCCACGCTATACTTGGCAAG GACGGGATGTGGGGATTGACTTACGAGCACTCGGCCGGCGAAGCGCCAGCAGTTTTCAAGGCGTTCGAGGAGCTGACAGAGAAAGTGGATGCGATGCCACCTCCGGATGATAACACCGTGCCATCGCATTTGGCCGCACCTGAAAAACTCGAATGGCACTTGTCAGAACAAACTCGCAATCACATCAGAGATGCTCTAGTAACATTCGACTC tttGGTGGAAGACTTGGATCTGTGCATCTTGTGGTTCGATGACTACTCGAAGGAGTTCGTAAAGACCTGCAAGATCAGTCCAGACGTTTACATACAGTTAGCCCTGCAACTTACATATTTCAA ATTGCATGGAAAATTGGTAGCAACGTACGAAAGCGCGGGTATCAGAAGATTTGCTCTGGGAAGAGTGGACTGCATCAGGGCTGCCAGCCCGGAAGCGCTAGCATGGGCGAAGGCAATGTGCCAAGAGGATCCGGAGACTCAAGCGGCAAATGAACAGAACAACGCCCCTGACAAAGGCACCAAAAGA GAGAGATTGAAAGAGTTATTCGATCTGGCAGTGCAGAGGCAAACCAAAGAAATGAACGACAACATAAATGGACAAGGAATTGACAACCATTTAATGGGGCTGTATTACGCCGCGAAAGAAGCCGGGGAACCGGTCCCTCGTATCTTCAGCGACGAAGCATTTGGAATCGTCAATCATTTCGCCCTTTCAACGTCGCAG GTAACCACGAAGAACGATGCAATTATAGGGTACGGGCCAGTAGTTACAGACGGTTACGGGTGCGCTTACAACATGAGGAGCAACGGGTTCATATTCTCGGTGTCCGCTTTCCACAGCGACGATAGGACGAACGCGAAGAAATTTGCGCAAACTCTGGAACAAAATTTGCGGGATATAGCAACTATGTTGAAGAATGCGTTACACCagtga
- the Chat gene encoding choline acetyltransferase isoform X1, whose product MYLSVTLPLPINSNPGLAARPKRFSNQKDAAVFLARFLTELLNYQELLDENGLEPDKVKSKDGKGMEPLCMAQHYQIFRTYRRPGINGDEQVILDRATSGNNIIIAHHNQFYSVPVRAPDRGRITESELVQQILNIMETKADPRTPPFGILTTAPRTAWAKAREELLKHERNRHNLELLECSLCVVCIDDDVLPATFNNPLKSEDRWIGDRDYANVLHHALHGGGSRHLGANRWFDKTFHAILGKDGMWGLTYEHSAGEAPAVFKAFEELTEKVDAMPPPDDNTVPSHLAAPEKLEWHLSEQTRNHIRDALVTFDSLVEDLDLCILWFDDYSKEFVKTCKISPDVYIQLALQLTYFKLHGKLVATYESAGIRRFALGRVDCIRAASPEALAWAKAMCQEDPETQAANEQNNAPDKGTKRVQFTIYSQERLKELFDLAVQRQTKEMNDNINGQGIDNHLMGLYYAAKEAGEPVPRIFSDEAFGIVNHFALSTSQVTTKNDAIIGYGPVVTDGYGCAYNMRSNGFIFSVSAFHSDDRTNAKKFAQTLEQNLRDIATMLKNALHQ is encoded by the exons ATGTACCTGTCCGTCACACTGCCTTTACCAATTAACAGCAATCCTGGCCTGGCAGCGAGACCAAAACGATTCTCCAATCAGAAAGATGCTGCTGTGTTCCTCGCGAGATTTCTAACGGAGCTCCTCAATTATCAAGAACTATTGGACGA AAACGGCTTAGAACCCGATAAAGTGAAGTCGAAAGATGGGAAGGGGATGGAACCTCTATGTATGGCTCAACACTATCAAATATTCCGCACTTATCGACGACCGGGGATCAACGGTGACGAACAAGTTATACTCGACAGGGCTACGTCCGGTAATAACATAATCATCGCACATCACAATCAG TTTTACAGTGTGCCGGTCAGAGCTCCCGATCGAGGACGTATCACAGAGTCGGAATTGGTCCAGCAAATTCTGAACATCATGGAAACCAAAGCTGACCCCAGAACACCGCCCTTTGGTATACTTACGACTGCACCGAGAACGGCTTGGGCAAAAGCCAGAGAGGAATTACTAAAGC ACGAACGAAATCGACACAATCTGGAATTATTGGAATGTAGCCTGTGCGTGGTTTGCATCGACGACGATGTTCTGCCAGCCACGTTCAACAACCCGTTAAAGAGCGAAGATCGGTGGATCGGTGATAGAGATTATGCGAACGTGCTCCATCATGCTCTCCACGGTGGCGGCTCTAGACATCTGGGCGCAAATCGCTGGTTTGATAAAACTTTCCACGCTATACTTGGCAAG GACGGGATGTGGGGATTGACTTACGAGCACTCGGCCGGCGAAGCGCCAGCAGTTTTCAAGGCGTTCGAGGAGCTGACAGAGAAAGTGGATGCGATGCCACCTCCGGATGATAACACCGTGCCATCGCATTTGGCCGCACCTGAAAAACTCGAATGGCACTTGTCAGAACAAACTCGCAATCACATCAGAGATGCTCTAGTAACATTCGACTC tttGGTGGAAGACTTGGATCTGTGCATCTTGTGGTTCGATGACTACTCGAAGGAGTTCGTAAAGACCTGCAAGATCAGTCCAGACGTTTACATACAGTTAGCCCTGCAACTTACATATTTCAA ATTGCATGGAAAATTGGTAGCAACGTACGAAAGCGCGGGTATCAGAAGATTTGCTCTGGGAAGAGTGGACTGCATCAGGGCTGCCAGCCCGGAAGCGCTAGCATGGGCGAAGGCAATGTGCCAAGAGGATCCGGAGACTCAAGCGGCAAATGAACAGAACAACGCCCCTGACAAAGGCACCAAAAGAGTTCAGTTCACCATTTACAGT CAGGAGAGATTGAAAGAGTTATTCGATCTGGCAGTGCAGAGGCAAACCAAAGAAATGAACGACAACATAAATGGACAAGGAATTGACAACCATTTAATGGGGCTGTATTACGCCGCGAAAGAAGCCGGGGAACCGGTCCCTCGTATCTTCAGCGACGAAGCATTTGGAATCGTCAATCATTTCGCCCTTTCAACGTCGCAG GTAACCACGAAGAACGATGCAATTATAGGGTACGGGCCAGTAGTTACAGACGGTTACGGGTGCGCTTACAACATGAGGAGCAACGGGTTCATATTCTCGGTGTCCGCTTTCCACAGCGACGATAGGACGAACGCGAAGAAATTTGCGCAAACTCTGGAACAAAATTTGCGGGATATAGCAACTATGTTGAAGAATGCGTTACACCagtga
- the Chat gene encoding choline acetyltransferase isoform X2: MYLSVTLPLPINSNPGLAARPKRFSNQKDAAVFLARFLTELLNYQELLDENGLEPDKVKSKDGKGMEPLCMAQHYQIFRTYRRPGINGDEQVILDRATSGNNIIIAHHNQFYSVPVRAPDRGRITESELVQQILNIMETKADPRTPPFGILTTAPRTAWAKAREELLKHERNRHNLELLECSLCVVCIDDDVLPATFNNPLKSEDRWIGDRDYANVLHHALHGGGSRHLGANRWFDKTFHAILGKDGMWGLTYEHSAGEAPAVFKAFEELTEKVDAMPPPDDNTVPSHLAAPEKLEWHLSEQTRNHIRDALVTFDSLVEDLDLCILWFDDYSKEFVKTCKISPDVYIQLALQLTYFKLHGKLVATYESAGIRRFALGRVDCIRAASPEALAWAKAMCQEDPETQAANEQNNAPDKGTKRQERLKELFDLAVQRQTKEMNDNINGQGIDNHLMGLYYAAKEAGEPVPRIFSDEAFGIVNHFALSTSQVTTKNDAIIGYGPVVTDGYGCAYNMRSNGFIFSVSAFHSDDRTNAKKFAQTLEQNLRDIATMLKNALHQ, translated from the exons ATGTACCTGTCCGTCACACTGCCTTTACCAATTAACAGCAATCCTGGCCTGGCAGCGAGACCAAAACGATTCTCCAATCAGAAAGATGCTGCTGTGTTCCTCGCGAGATTTCTAACGGAGCTCCTCAATTATCAAGAACTATTGGACGA AAACGGCTTAGAACCCGATAAAGTGAAGTCGAAAGATGGGAAGGGGATGGAACCTCTATGTATGGCTCAACACTATCAAATATTCCGCACTTATCGACGACCGGGGATCAACGGTGACGAACAAGTTATACTCGACAGGGCTACGTCCGGTAATAACATAATCATCGCACATCACAATCAG TTTTACAGTGTGCCGGTCAGAGCTCCCGATCGAGGACGTATCACAGAGTCGGAATTGGTCCAGCAAATTCTGAACATCATGGAAACCAAAGCTGACCCCAGAACACCGCCCTTTGGTATACTTACGACTGCACCGAGAACGGCTTGGGCAAAAGCCAGAGAGGAATTACTAAAGC ACGAACGAAATCGACACAATCTGGAATTATTGGAATGTAGCCTGTGCGTGGTTTGCATCGACGACGATGTTCTGCCAGCCACGTTCAACAACCCGTTAAAGAGCGAAGATCGGTGGATCGGTGATAGAGATTATGCGAACGTGCTCCATCATGCTCTCCACGGTGGCGGCTCTAGACATCTGGGCGCAAATCGCTGGTTTGATAAAACTTTCCACGCTATACTTGGCAAG GACGGGATGTGGGGATTGACTTACGAGCACTCGGCCGGCGAAGCGCCAGCAGTTTTCAAGGCGTTCGAGGAGCTGACAGAGAAAGTGGATGCGATGCCACCTCCGGATGATAACACCGTGCCATCGCATTTGGCCGCACCTGAAAAACTCGAATGGCACTTGTCAGAACAAACTCGCAATCACATCAGAGATGCTCTAGTAACATTCGACTC tttGGTGGAAGACTTGGATCTGTGCATCTTGTGGTTCGATGACTACTCGAAGGAGTTCGTAAAGACCTGCAAGATCAGTCCAGACGTTTACATACAGTTAGCCCTGCAACTTACATATTTCAA ATTGCATGGAAAATTGGTAGCAACGTACGAAAGCGCGGGTATCAGAAGATTTGCTCTGGGAAGAGTGGACTGCATCAGGGCTGCCAGCCCGGAAGCGCTAGCATGGGCGAAGGCAATGTGCCAAGAGGATCCGGAGACTCAAGCGGCAAATGAACAGAACAACGCCCCTGACAAAGGCACCAAAAGA CAGGAGAGATTGAAAGAGTTATTCGATCTGGCAGTGCAGAGGCAAACCAAAGAAATGAACGACAACATAAATGGACAAGGAATTGACAACCATTTAATGGGGCTGTATTACGCCGCGAAAGAAGCCGGGGAACCGGTCCCTCGTATCTTCAGCGACGAAGCATTTGGAATCGTCAATCATTTCGCCCTTTCAACGTCGCAG GTAACCACGAAGAACGATGCAATTATAGGGTACGGGCCAGTAGTTACAGACGGTTACGGGTGCGCTTACAACATGAGGAGCAACGGGTTCATATTCTCGGTGTCCGCTTTCCACAGCGACGATAGGACGAACGCGAAGAAATTTGCGCAAACTCTGGAACAAAATTTGCGGGATATAGCAACTATGTTGAAGAATGCGTTACACCagtga